A DNA window from Streptomyces bacillaris contains the following coding sequences:
- the gap gene encoding type I glyceraldehyde-3-phosphate dehydrogenase — translation MTIRVGINGFGRIGRNYFRALLEQGADIEIVAVNDLGDTATTAHLLKYDTILGRLKAEVSHTADTITVDGHTIKVLSERNPADIPWGELGVDIVIESTGIFTKKADAEKHIAGGAKKVLISAPAKDEDITIVMGVNQDKYDAANHHVISNASCTTNCVAPMAKVLDENFGIVKGLMTTVHAYTNDQRILDFPHSDLRRARAAAENIIPTTTGAAKATALVLPQLKGKLDGIAMRVPVPTGSATDLVVTLDREVTKDEVNAAFKKASDDGALKGFLTYTEDPIVSSDIVGDPSSCTFDSSLTMVQEGNTVKILGWYDNEWGYSNRLVDLTVFVGNQL, via the coding sequence GTGACGATCCGCGTAGGCATCAACGGCTTCGGCCGCATCGGTCGCAACTACTTCCGCGCGCTGCTCGAGCAGGGTGCGGACATCGAGATCGTGGCTGTCAACGACCTGGGTGACACTGCGACCACGGCCCACCTGCTGAAGTACGACACCATCCTGGGTCGTCTCAAGGCAGAGGTCAGCCACACCGCCGACACCATCACCGTCGATGGTCACACGATCAAGGTGCTCTCCGAGCGCAACCCGGCCGACATCCCCTGGGGTGAGCTGGGCGTCGACATCGTCATCGAGTCGACCGGCATCTTCACCAAGAAGGCCGACGCCGAGAAGCACATCGCCGGTGGCGCCAAGAAGGTCCTCATCTCGGCTCCGGCCAAGGACGAGGACATCACCATCGTCATGGGCGTCAACCAGGACAAGTACGACGCGGCCAACCACCACGTCATCTCCAACGCCTCCTGCACCACGAACTGTGTGGCGCCGATGGCCAAGGTTCTCGACGAGAACTTCGGCATCGTCAAGGGCCTGATGACGACGGTCCACGCGTACACCAACGACCAGCGCATCCTGGACTTCCCGCACTCGGACCTGCGTCGCGCCCGCGCCGCCGCCGAGAACATCATTCCGACCACGACGGGTGCCGCCAAGGCCACCGCCCTGGTCCTCCCGCAGCTCAAGGGCAAGCTCGACGGCATCGCCATGCGCGTCCCGGTCCCGACCGGTTCCGCCACCGACCTCGTCGTCACGCTGGACCGCGAGGTCACCAAGGACGAGGTCAACGCCGCGTTCAAGAAGGCCTCCGACGACGGCGCCCTCAAGGGCTTCCTGACGTACACCGAGGACCCGATCGTCTCCTCGGACATCGTCGGTGACCCGTCGTCCTGCACCTTCGACTCCTCCCTGACCATGGTCCAGGAGGGGAACACGGTGAAGATCCTCGGCTGGTACGACAACGAGTGGGGCTACTCCAACCGCCTCGTCGACCTCACGGTCTTCGTCGGCAACCAGCTCTGA
- a CDS encoding phosphoglycerate kinase: MKTIDELLTEGVAGRRVFVRADLNVPLDGTTITDDGRIRAVLPTVAKLAEAGARVVVASHLGRPKGAPDPAFSLAPAAARLGELLGADVAFATDTVGDSARATVDGLTDGQVAVLENLRFNAGETSKDDAERGAFADRLAELADVYVGDGFGAVHRKHASVYDLPARLPHYAGYLIATEVGVLKKLTTDVKRPYAVVLGGAKVSDKLGVIDHLLEKADRILIGGGMVFTFLAAQGHEVGASLLQEDQIPVVKEYIERAKERGVEFVLPVDVLVAGEFPDMKTKAPAHPATVAADAIPAGQMGLDIGPESRKLYASKLADTATVFWNGPMGVFEHPDYAEGTRAVAQALIDSPAFTVVGGGDSAAAVRILGFDENAFGHISTGGGASLEYLEGKTLPGLAALEG; this comes from the coding sequence ATGAAGACGATCGACGAACTTCTCACCGAAGGGGTCGCCGGCAGGCGGGTATTCGTCCGCGCCGACCTCAATGTGCCGCTGGACGGCACCACCATCACCGACGACGGCCGGATCCGCGCCGTCCTGCCGACCGTCGCCAAGCTCGCGGAGGCCGGCGCGCGCGTCGTCGTCGCCTCGCACCTGGGCCGCCCCAAGGGCGCCCCGGACCCGGCGTTCTCGCTGGCGCCCGCCGCCGCGCGCCTGGGCGAACTCCTCGGCGCCGACGTCGCCTTCGCCACCGACACCGTGGGAGACTCCGCCCGCGCCACCGTCGACGGCCTCACCGACGGCCAGGTCGCCGTCCTCGAGAACCTCCGCTTCAACGCCGGTGAGACCTCCAAGGACGACGCCGAGCGCGGCGCCTTCGCCGACCGGCTGGCCGAGCTGGCCGATGTGTACGTGGGCGACGGCTTCGGGGCCGTACACCGCAAGCACGCCTCCGTCTACGACCTCCCGGCGCGCCTCCCGCACTACGCGGGCTACCTCATCGCCACCGAGGTCGGTGTGCTGAAGAAGCTCACCACCGACGTCAAGCGCCCGTACGCCGTCGTCCTCGGCGGGGCCAAGGTCTCCGACAAGCTCGGCGTCATCGACCACCTGCTGGAGAAGGCCGACCGCATCCTGATCGGCGGCGGCATGGTCTTCACCTTCCTCGCCGCCCAGGGCCACGAGGTCGGCGCCTCGCTGCTCCAGGAGGACCAGATCCCGGTCGTCAAGGAGTACATCGAGCGGGCGAAGGAGCGTGGTGTGGAGTTCGTCCTCCCCGTCGACGTGCTGGTCGCCGGGGAGTTCCCGGACATGAAGACCAAGGCCCCGGCGCACCCCGCCACGGTGGCCGCCGACGCCATCCCCGCCGGACAGATGGGCCTGGACATCGGCCCCGAGTCCCGCAAGCTCTACGCCTCGAAGCTCGCCGACACGGCCACCGTCTTCTGGAACGGCCCGATGGGCGTCTTCGAGCACCCCGACTACGCCGAGGGCACCCGCGCGGTCGCCCAGGCGCTCATCGACTCCCCGGCGTTCACCGTCGTCGGTGGCGGTGACTCCGCCGCCGCCGTCCGCATCCTGGGCTTCGACGAGAACGCTTTCGGACACATTTCGACCGGTGGCGGTGCCAGCCTCGAATACCTCGAGGGCAAGACGCTTCCCGGCCTCGCCGCACTGGAGGGCTAA
- the tpiA gene encoding triose-phosphate isomerase, protein MTTRTPLMAGNWKMNLNHLEAIAHVQKLSFALTDKDYDAVEVAVLPPFTDLRSVQTLVDGDKLKIKYGAQDISAHDSGAYTGEISGPMLAKLRCTYVAVGHSERRQYHGESDEICNAKVKVAYKHGLTPILCVGEGLDVRKAGDQVPYTLAQLDGALKDLPAEQAESIVIAYEPVWAIGTGEVATPEDAQEVCGAIRRRLAELYSQELADAVRIQYGGSVKSGNVAAIMAQPDVDGALIGGAALDADEFVKIVRFRDQ, encoded by the coding sequence ATGACCACCCGCACCCCGCTGATGGCGGGCAACTGGAAGATGAACCTCAACCACCTCGAGGCCATCGCCCACGTCCAGAAGCTCTCCTTCGCCCTCACCGACAAGGACTACGACGCCGTCGAGGTCGCCGTCCTGCCGCCCTTCACCGACCTGCGCTCCGTGCAGACCCTGGTGGACGGCGACAAGCTGAAGATCAAGTACGGCGCCCAGGACATCTCGGCGCACGACTCCGGCGCGTACACGGGCGAGATCTCCGGCCCGATGCTCGCCAAGCTGCGCTGTACGTACGTGGCCGTCGGGCACAGCGAGCGCCGCCAGTACCACGGCGAGAGTGACGAGATCTGCAACGCCAAGGTGAAGGTCGCCTACAAGCACGGCCTGACCCCGATCCTCTGCGTCGGCGAGGGCCTGGACGTCCGCAAGGCCGGTGACCAGGTCCCGTACACCCTGGCGCAGCTCGACGGCGCCCTGAAGGACCTCCCGGCCGAGCAGGCCGAGTCCATCGTCATCGCCTACGAGCCCGTCTGGGCCATCGGCACCGGCGAGGTCGCCACCCCCGAGGACGCCCAGGAGGTCTGCGGGGCGATCCGCCGCCGGCTGGCCGAGCTGTACTCGCAGGAGCTGGCCGACGCCGTCCGCATCCAGTACGGCGGCTCGGTGAAGTCCGGCAACGTGGCGGCCATCATGGCCCAGCCCGACGTCGACGGTGCCCTGATCGGCGGCGCGGCGCTGGACGCCGACGAGTTCGTCAAGATCGTCCGCTTCCGCGACCAGTGA
- the secG gene encoding preprotein translocase subunit SecG — protein sequence MVMAFQIALIVFSLLLMLLVLMHKGKGGGLSDMFGGGMQSSVGGSSVAERNLDRITVVVGLIWFACVVVLGLLVKLGD from the coding sequence GTGGTTATGGCGTTCCAGATCGCTCTGATCGTCTTCAGCCTGCTGCTGATGCTGCTGGTGCTCATGCACAAGGGCAAGGGCGGCGGCCTCTCCGACATGTTCGGTGGCGGAATGCAGTCCTCCGTCGGCGGCTCCTCGGTGGCCGAGCGCAACCTCGACCGCATCACCGTCGTGGTCGGCCTGATCTGGTTCGCCTGTGTCGTCGTCCTCGGTCTGCTGGTCAAGCTCGGGGACTGA
- a CDS encoding RNA polymerase-binding protein RbpA yields the protein MASGNAIRGSRVGAGPMGEAERGESAPRLRISFWCSNGHETQPSFAHDAQVPDTWDCPRCGFPAGQDKDSPPDPPRTEPYKTHLAYVRERRSDEDGEAILAEALAKLRGEI from the coding sequence GTGGCAAGTGGCAACGCGATCCGGGGAAGCCGGGTCGGAGCGGGGCCGATGGGTGAGGCCGAGCGGGGCGAGTCCGCGCCGCGCCTGCGCATCTCCTTCTGGTGCTCGAACGGGCACGAGACACAGCCCAGCTTCGCCCATGACGCGCAGGTGCCGGACACCTGGGACTGCCCGCGCTGCGGCTTCCCGGCCGGCCAGGACAAGGACAGCCCCCCGGACCCGCCCCGCACCGAGCCGTACAAGACGCACCTCGCGTACGTACGGGAGCGGCGCAGCGACGAGGACGGCGAGGCGATCCTCGCCGAGGCGCTGGCCAAGCTCCGCGGCGAGATCTGA
- the pgi gene encoding glucose-6-phosphate isomerase: MNAASRTKLNQTPEWTALAKHREEFGATGLRELFAQAPDRGTAYTLRVGDLHLDYSKHLVTDETLRLLRELAAATGVAELRDAMFRGEKINTTEGRAVLHTALRAPRDAVIEVDGENVVPAVHAVLDRMVAFAEKVRAGEWTGHTGKPIKNIVNVGIGGSDLGPAMAYEVLRSFTDRSLTVRFVSNVDGADLHEAVRDLDPAETLFIIASKTFTTIETITNATSARDWLLTELRAGQDAVAQHFVALSTNAEKVEEFGIDTANMFEFWDWVGGRYSYDSAIGLSLMIAIGPDRFREMLDGFHLVDEHFRTAPAEENAPLLLGLLGVWYGNFFDAQSHAVLPYSHYLSKFTAYLQQLDMESNGKSVDRQGDRVDWQTGPVVWGTPGTNGQHAYYQLIHQGTKMIPADFIGFAAPVHDLLPGLIAQHDLLMANFFAQTQALAFGKTPDEVRAEGVPEELVPHKTFRGNHPTTTILADRLTPSVLGQLIALYEHKVFVQGAIWDIDSFDQWGVELGKVLAKKIEPVLTGDAGTEGAGELDSSTAALVAAYRTLRGR; the protein is encoded by the coding sequence ATGAACGCAGCAAGCCGAACCAAGCTCAACCAGACCCCCGAGTGGACGGCTCTCGCCAAGCACCGCGAGGAGTTCGGCGCCACCGGACTGCGCGAGCTGTTCGCGCAGGCGCCGGACCGTGGCACCGCCTACACCCTCCGGGTCGGTGACCTCCACCTCGACTACTCCAAACACCTGGTCACCGACGAGACGCTGCGCCTGCTGCGTGAACTCGCCGCCGCCACCGGGGTCGCGGAGCTGCGGGACGCCATGTTCCGCGGCGAGAAGATCAACACCACCGAGGGCCGGGCGGTCCTGCACACCGCGCTCCGCGCCCCGCGCGACGCGGTGATCGAGGTCGACGGCGAGAACGTGGTGCCCGCCGTCCACGCCGTGCTGGACAGGATGGTGGCCTTCGCGGAGAAGGTCCGGGCGGGGGAGTGGACCGGCCACACCGGCAAGCCCATCAAGAACATCGTCAACGTCGGCATCGGCGGCTCCGACCTCGGCCCCGCCATGGCGTACGAGGTGCTGCGCTCCTTCACGGACCGCTCGCTCACCGTCCGGTTCGTCTCCAACGTCGACGGCGCCGACCTCCACGAGGCGGTCCGCGACCTGGACCCGGCCGAGACGCTCTTCATCATCGCCTCGAAGACCTTCACCACCATCGAGACGATCACCAACGCCACCTCCGCCCGCGACTGGCTCCTCACCGAGCTGCGCGCCGGTCAGGACGCCGTCGCCCAGCACTTCGTGGCGCTGTCGACCAACGCGGAGAAGGTCGAGGAGTTCGGTATCGACACGGCCAACATGTTCGAGTTCTGGGACTGGGTCGGCGGCCGCTACTCCTACGACTCCGCGATCGGCCTCTCGCTGATGATCGCCATCGGCCCGGACCGGTTCCGCGAGATGCTCGACGGCTTCCACCTCGTCGACGAGCACTTCCGCACCGCCCCCGCCGAGGAGAACGCCCCGCTCCTGCTGGGCCTGCTCGGCGTCTGGTACGGCAACTTCTTCGACGCCCAGTCGCACGCGGTGCTGCCCTACAGCCACTACCTGTCCAAGTTCACCGCCTACCTCCAGCAGCTCGACATGGAGTCCAACGGCAAGTCCGTGGACCGCCAGGGCGACCGGGTGGACTGGCAGACCGGACCGGTCGTCTGGGGCACCCCCGGCACCAACGGGCAGCACGCGTACTACCAGTTGATCCACCAGGGCACCAAGATGATCCCGGCGGACTTCATCGGCTTCGCCGCCCCGGTCCACGACCTGCTGCCCGGCCTGATCGCTCAGCACGACCTGCTGATGGCCAATTTCTTCGCCCAGACCCAGGCGCTCGCCTTCGGCAAGACGCCCGACGAGGTCCGCGCGGAGGGCGTGCCCGAGGAACTGGTCCCGCACAAGACGTTCCGCGGCAACCACCCGACGACCACGATCCTCGCCGACCGGCTGACCCCCTCGGTCCTCGGCCAGCTCATCGCGCTCTACGAACACAAGGTCTTCGTCCAGGGCGCCATCTGGGACATCGACTCCTTCGACCAGTGGGGCGTCGAACTCGGCAAGGTCCTCGCCAAGAAGATCGAGCCCGTCCTGACCGGCGACGCCGGGACCGAAGGCGCCGGGGAGCTGGACAGCTCCACCGCCGCCCTGGTCGCCGCCTACCGCACGCTGCGGGGGCGCTGA
- a CDS encoding PH domain-containing protein, which produces MPADGTGAEIRLRPPRNTLNERAVGWWRVQWLLMTLVPVVPLAVLGALIGPARFWLLLPAAVIAAAGAASALLLPLWWFRTHRWEVTEDAVYVRTGFFWQEWRIAPMSRIQTVDTVRGPLEQLYRLATVTVTTASSRGAVRIEGLDHEVAAELAERLTRITRNTPGDAT; this is translated from the coding sequence ATGCCGGCGGACGGGACGGGTGCGGAGATACGGCTGCGGCCGCCGCGCAACACGCTGAACGAGCGGGCGGTCGGCTGGTGGCGGGTCCAGTGGCTGCTGATGACCCTCGTCCCCGTCGTCCCGCTCGCCGTGCTCGGCGCGCTCATCGGGCCCGCCCGCTTCTGGCTGCTGCTGCCCGCCGCGGTGATCGCCGCGGCGGGCGCGGCCTCCGCCCTGCTCCTCCCGCTCTGGTGGTTCCGGACGCACCGCTGGGAGGTGACCGAGGACGCGGTCTACGTACGCACCGGGTTCTTCTGGCAGGAGTGGCGGATCGCGCCCATGTCCCGCATCCAGACCGTGGACACCGTGCGCGGCCCGCTGGAACAGCTCTACCGGCTCGCCACCGTCACGGTCACCACCGCCTCCTCCCGGGGCGCGGTCCGCATCGAGGGCCTGGACCACGAGGTCGCCGCCGAACTGGCCGAACGCCTCACCCGCATCACCCGTAACACCCCCGGCGACGCCACATGA
- a CDS encoding PH domain-containing protein, with the protein MSTPRTPYDDWRRLDPRTVLVSALVVAGVVAGAALPAALGLSRWLGLPGAAFTVAGAGLLIVAVAAGADRVRWHRTRYRIGEEHVDLHTGLLLVKRRSLARSRIRTVDLTANLLLRLLGLVTVRIGTGEQGGESTLELDPVTRAEGERLRRLLLERTATTPPGVHRDGELAALDPRWIRYAPVSFVAPMLGGAAVGAVMQISDWLGAQGEVIAWAGDRFQETPLLWVIVILLAAALAAGAIGALGLWIEMWWNYRLEREPGGTLRVRRGLFTSRSISVEEARLRGVDLVEPLGVRLFGAARLDAITTGLAQDHEAKNADHNTVLPAVPRPLADSVAADVLREAVTPTGAALTRHPRAARGRRLRWSLAAALAPVLLLTFLGALLTSVLLWIALGLAAVSLPLAVALALDAYRGLGHAISGRYLVTRSGTLRRSTAALERAGVIGWTVKQSYFQRRAGLLTITATTAAGGGAYTAYDTDATEGLAFAAEAVPGLLEPFLERADAAADERVPGQDRRSVTEGL; encoded by the coding sequence ATGAGCACCCCGCGGACCCCGTACGACGACTGGCGCCGCCTCGACCCCCGTACGGTCCTGGTCTCCGCCCTCGTCGTGGCGGGCGTCGTCGCGGGCGCGGCCCTGCCCGCCGCCCTCGGCCTCTCCCGCTGGCTCGGCCTCCCCGGCGCGGCGTTCACGGTGGCCGGAGCGGGCCTCCTGATCGTCGCGGTGGCGGCGGGCGCCGACCGGGTCCGCTGGCACCGCACCCGCTACCGCATCGGCGAGGAGCACGTCGACCTCCACACCGGCCTCCTCCTCGTCAAACGCCGCTCCCTGGCCCGCAGCCGCATCCGTACGGTCGACCTCACCGCCAACCTGCTGCTGCGCCTCCTCGGCCTGGTCACCGTCAGGATCGGCACCGGCGAACAGGGCGGCGAATCCACCCTGGAGCTGGACCCGGTCACCCGCGCCGAGGGCGAACGGCTCCGCCGCCTCCTCCTCGAACGCACCGCCACCACCCCGCCCGGAGTCCACCGCGACGGCGAACTGGCCGCCCTCGATCCGCGCTGGATCCGCTACGCCCCGGTCTCCTTCGTCGCCCCCATGCTCGGCGGCGCGGCCGTCGGCGCGGTCATGCAGATCAGCGACTGGCTCGGCGCCCAGGGCGAGGTCATCGCCTGGGCCGGGGACCGCTTCCAGGAGACCCCGCTCCTCTGGGTGATCGTCATACTGTTGGCCGCCGCCCTGGCCGCCGGGGCGATCGGGGCGCTCGGCCTCTGGATCGAGATGTGGTGGAACTACCGCCTGGAGCGCGAGCCAGGCGGCACCCTGCGGGTGCGGCGCGGGCTCTTCACCTCCCGGTCGATCTCCGTGGAGGAGGCCCGGCTCCGCGGGGTCGACCTGGTCGAACCCCTGGGCGTACGGCTGTTCGGCGCCGCCCGGCTGGACGCCATCACCACCGGCCTCGCCCAGGACCACGAGGCGAAGAACGCCGACCACAACACCGTCCTCCCGGCGGTGCCGCGCCCGCTGGCCGACTCCGTCGCCGCCGACGTGCTCCGGGAGGCGGTCACCCCGACCGGCGCCGCGCTGACCCGCCACCCGCGCGCCGCCCGGGGCCGCAGGCTGCGCTGGTCGCTCGCCGCCGCCCTCGCCCCCGTCCTGCTCCTCACCTTCCTCGGGGCGCTGCTCACCTCCGTACTTCTCTGGATCGCGCTCGGCCTCGCGGCGGTGTCCCTGCCGCTCGCGGTGGCGCTGGCGCTGGACGCGTACCGGGGGCTCGGCCACGCGATCTCCGGCCGCTACCTGGTGACCCGCTCCGGCACGCTCCGCCGCTCGACGGCCGCCCTGGAGCGGGCCGGGGTGATCGGCTGGACCGTCAAGCAGTCGTACTTCCAGCGGCGGGCCGGGCTGCTCACCATCACGGCCACCACGGCCGCCGGAGGGGGCGCGTACACGGCGTACGACACCGACGCGACCGAGGGCCTCGCCTTCGCCGCCGAGGCCGTCCCGGGGCTGCTGGAGCCGTTCCTGGAGCGCGCCGACGCCGCGGCGGACGAACGGGTCCCGGGACAAGACAGACGGTCCGTGACAGAGGGCTTGTGA
- a CDS encoding poly-gamma-glutamate hydrolase family protein, with translation MTFTHRRTVLTALATAAVSGPLLGSLTATPAHATGDLDIYTSNTDLYKKLAGKEGVEFARRYKRHEYVDDSTPQKYPYNRTTVMALHGGGIEMGTSELCLAIAGYHPATLAPLQDGHGVHDYWMFEGLRTSGNRDLHVTAKNCDDHVALSMAFGSLNVLSLHGCTSAQAGTVPQAVVVGGLNTRFKTLLKAEFDAVGIAWRDGNETPDLAGVNPNNPVNRTMLSKGGQLELTTELRAAMFTNNTRAGRAGSTTPVFDRFVGACRAAITKLHQGADQVIL, from the coding sequence ATGACCTTCACCCACCGTCGTACGGTGCTCACCGCCCTCGCCACCGCCGCCGTCAGCGGCCCGCTGCTCGGCTCGCTCACCGCGACCCCCGCCCACGCCACCGGCGACCTGGACATCTACACCTCCAACACCGACCTCTACAAGAAGCTCGCGGGCAAGGAGGGCGTCGAGTTCGCCCGCCGCTACAAGAGACATGAGTACGTCGACGACTCGACCCCGCAGAAGTACCCGTACAACCGGACCACCGTCATGGCCCTGCACGGCGGCGGCATCGAGATGGGCACCTCCGAACTCTGCCTCGCCATAGCCGGATACCACCCCGCCACGCTCGCCCCGCTCCAGGACGGCCACGGGGTGCACGACTACTGGATGTTCGAGGGGCTGCGCACCTCGGGCAACCGCGATCTGCACGTCACCGCCAAGAACTGTGACGACCATGTCGCGCTCTCCATGGCGTTCGGCAGCCTCAACGTCCTGAGCCTGCACGGCTGTACGTCGGCGCAGGCGGGCACCGTCCCGCAGGCCGTGGTGGTCGGCGGCCTCAACACCCGTTTCAAGACCCTGCTCAAGGCGGAGTTCGACGCGGTGGGCATCGCCTGGCGGGACGGGAACGAGACGCCCGACCTGGCCGGGGTCAACCCCAACAACCCGGTCAACCGCACGATGCTGTCCAAGGGCGGTCAGCTGGAGCTGACCACCGAGCTGCGCGCCGCCATGTTCACCAACAACACCCGCGCGGGCCGGGCCGGCTCCACGACCCCGGTCTTCGACCGCTTCGTCGGCGCCTGCCGGGCCGCGATCACCAAGCTGCACCAGGGCGCGGACCAGGTCATCCTCTGA
- a CDS encoding VOC family protein: protein MVHIGTVVMGASDVARAAAFWKAALTYTEREPGTDDWVVLVPAEGPGVGVALGRSASPVQEVPRVHLDLYSDEQEAEVARLIGLGAERVAWELYPPDPDFVVLADPEGNRFCVIDTTHGG from the coding sequence ATGGTGCATATCGGAACCGTGGTGATGGGCGCGAGTGACGTGGCGCGGGCCGCCGCCTTCTGGAAGGCGGCGCTCACGTACACCGAGCGCGAGCCGGGGACGGACGACTGGGTGGTCCTGGTCCCGGCCGAGGGGCCCGGGGTCGGGGTGGCGCTGGGGCGCTCCGCCTCCCCCGTGCAGGAGGTCCCCCGGGTCCACCTCGACCTCTACTCGGACGAGCAGGAGGCCGAGGTGGCGCGGCTGATCGGTCTCGGCGCCGAGCGGGTGGCGTGGGAGCTGTACCCGCCGGACCCGGACTTCGTGGTCCTGGCCGACCCCGAGGGCAACCGCTTCTGCGTCATCGACACGACGCACGGCGGCTGA
- the pgl gene encoding 6-phosphogluconolactonase, translating into MTSPQLVVHRDKELMAQAAAARLITRIVDAQAARGHASVVLTGGRNGNGLLAALAAAPARDAVDWSRLDLWWGDERFLPEGDPERNVTQAREALLDAVPLDPARVHAMPASDGPYGKDVDEAAAAYAAELAAAAGPEDHGPVPSFDVLMLGVGPDTHVASLFPELPAVRETERTVVGVHGAPKPPPVRISLTLPAIRAAREVWLLAAGEDKAEAAAIALSGAGEIQAPAAGAYGRSRTLWLLDAAAASQLPRALYPPASA; encoded by the coding sequence GTGACGTCTCCCCAACTGGTCGTGCACCGCGACAAGGAGCTGATGGCGCAGGCCGCGGCGGCCCGGCTGATCACGAGGATCGTGGACGCCCAGGCCGCCCGGGGTCATGCCTCGGTGGTGCTGACCGGCGGGCGCAACGGCAACGGTCTGCTGGCCGCGCTCGCCGCCGCCCCCGCCCGGGACGCGGTCGACTGGTCGCGCCTGGACCTGTGGTGGGGCGACGAGCGGTTCCTGCCCGAGGGCGACCCCGAGCGGAACGTCACCCAGGCCCGGGAGGCGCTGCTCGACGCGGTGCCCCTGGACCCGGCCCGGGTGCACGCCATGCCGGCCTCGGACGGCCCGTACGGCAAGGACGTGGACGAGGCGGCGGCGGCGTACGCGGCCGAACTCGCCGCCGCCGCGGGGCCGGAGGACCACGGTCCGGTGCCCTCCTTCGACGTGCTGATGCTGGGCGTCGGCCCGGACACGCATGTGGCCTCGCTCTTCCCGGAGCTGCCCGCGGTACGGGAGACCGAGCGCACCGTCGTCGGTGTGCACGGGGCCCCCAAACCGCCGCCGGTCCGGATCTCGCTCACGCTCCCCGCGATCCGCGCGGCGCGTGAGGTGTGGCTGCTGGCGGCGGGCGAGGACAAGGCGGAGGCGGCGGCCATCGCACTGTCCGGCGCCGGGGAGATCCAGGCCCCGGCGGCGGGCGCGTACGGACGCAGCCGCACGCTCTGGCTGCTGGACGCGGCGGCGGCCTCGCAACTGCCGCGCGCGCTGTATCCACCGGCGTCGGCCTGA
- the opcA gene encoding glucose-6-phosphate dehydrogenase assembly protein OpcA, protein MKIDLTETTSSQINQALVSARRAIGTPAIGMVLTLVIVTDEENAYDALKSAGDASREHPSRIIAVIKRVSRSPRARRDARLDAEVRVGSDAGTGETVVLRLHGELANHAQSVVLPLLLPDAPVVVWWPEDAPADPAKDPLGALAQRRITDTYSAEAPLDELAVRAAAYSPGDTDLAWTRITPWRSMLAAALDQQPATVIGAIVEGESDNPSCELLAMWLADRLGVPVERTLSAGPGLTAVRLETKNGVIVLDRADGSLATLSMQGQPDRAVALKRRETAELLAEELRRLDPDNTYESAVKFGVEKLHAGGEAKAAADGEKPAEGERKAPAAKKAPAKKAAAK, encoded by the coding sequence ATGAAGATCGATCTCACGGAGACCACATCCAGCCAGATCAACCAGGCGCTGGTCTCGGCCCGCCGGGCGATCGGCACCCCCGCCATCGGCATGGTGCTCACGCTGGTCATCGTCACCGACGAGGAGAACGCGTACGACGCGCTCAAGTCGGCCGGTGACGCGTCGCGCGAGCACCCCTCGCGGATCATCGCGGTGATCAAGCGGGTCAGCCGCTCGCCGCGCGCCCGGCGCGACGCCCGCCTGGACGCCGAGGTCCGGGTCGGCTCGGACGCCGGGACCGGCGAGACCGTCGTCCTGCGCCTCCACGGCGAACTGGCCAACCACGCCCAGTCGGTGGTGCTCCCGCTGCTGCTCCCCGACGCCCCGGTCGTGGTCTGGTGGCCGGAGGACGCCCCCGCCGACCCGGCGAAGGACCCGCTGGGCGCGCTCGCCCAGCGCCGGATCACCGACACCTACTCCGCCGAGGCCCCGCTCGACGAGCTGGCGGTGCGGGCGGCGGCGTACAGCCCCGGCGACACCGATCTGGCCTGGACCCGGATCACGCCGTGGCGCTCCATGCTGGCCGCCGCCCTGGACCAGCAGCCGGCGACCGTGATCGGCGCGATCGTCGAGGGCGAGAGCGACAACCCGAGCTGCGAACTGCTCGCGATGTGGCTCGCGGACCGGCTCGGCGTCCCGGTGGAGCGCACGCTCTCCGCCGGCCCCGGGCTGACCGCCGTCCGGCTGGAGACGAAGAACGGCGTCATCGTGCTCGACCGGGCCGACGGCTCGCTGGCCACGCTCTCCATGCAGGGCCAGCCGGACCGCGCGGTGGCGCTCAAGCGGCGCGAGACCGCCGAGCTGCTGGCGGAGGAGCTGCGCCGGCTGGACCCGGACAACACCTATGAGTCCGCGGTGAAGTTCGGGGTGGAGAAGCTCCACGCGGGCGGCGAGGCGAAGGCCGCGGCCGACGGGGAGAAGCCGGCGGAGGGCGAGCGCAAGGCGCCTGCGGCCAAGAAGGCCCCGGCGAAGAAGGCGGCCGCCAAGTGA